One segment of Terriglobales bacterium DNA contains the following:
- a CDS encoding DUF4256 domain-containing protein: MNRLVAKTMSRKRMHQPLKRNKKELPPEQRKELLAALKARFEKNMNRHKGLEWVNTQAKLEANPEKLWSINEMERTGGEPDVVSHDKKTGEYIFYDCSPESPKGRRSLCYDREALESRKE, from the coding sequence GTGAATCGACTGGTCGCAAAAACAATGTCCCGCAAAAGAATGCACCAACCACTTAAGAGGAATAAAAAGGAGTTGCCACCAGAACAACGTAAAGAACTGCTCGCAGCATTGAAAGCCCGTTTCGAGAAAAACATGAACCGCCACAAAGGTCTTGAATGGGTTAACACACAAGCAAAGCTGGAAGCGAATCCAGAAAAACTGTGGTCAATCAACGAAATGGAAAGGACTGGCGGTGAACCGGATGTTGTTAGTCATGATAAAAAGACGGGCGAATACATTTTTTACGATTGTTCACCGGAAAGTCCTAAAGGCCGCAGAAGTCTTTGCTACGACCGTGAAGCGCTGGAGTCAAGAAAAGAA